The following are encoded together in the Vigna unguiculata cultivar IT97K-499-35 chromosome 2, ASM411807v1, whole genome shotgun sequence genome:
- the LOC114174462 gene encoding putative glycine-rich cell wall structural protein 1 encodes MVVVILLVLRVVVDVVVVVVGCGSSANGSGSDGGTSGVVGVELMVVVMVVVVEVVVVVVVVAVVMMVVVAVVVVVEVVIVVVIVVVVVVVVVVVPLVCGGGLRAGGGYGGGGGGGGGGGGSGGGGAVVGGYGVAVVAVEVVVGVVVVGVAVVVVGCGSGGDGGGGSGRAGGGRGGRGGCNYGSVSGCGGGSRGGGGSCCAGGCHGRGGGGGSCYGGGRGGGGGSCCGGGHGGGGGGL; translated from the exons atggtggtggtgattctgCTGGTATTGAGGGTGGTCGTGgatgtggtggtggtggttgtgggttgtggTAGTAGTGCTAATGGTAGTGGTAGTGATGGTGGTACTAGTGGGGTGGTGGGGGTGGAGTTAATGGTTgttgtgatggtggtggtggtggaagtggtggtggtggttgtggtcgTCGCGGTTGTGATGATGGTcgtggtggcggtggtggtggtggttgagGTGGTGATTGTGGTGGtgattgtggtggtggtggtggtggttgtggtggttgttCCACTTGTg TGTGGTGGTGGTCTTCGTGCgggtggtggttatggtggtggtggtggtggtggtggtggtggcggtggtaGTGGTGGAGGTGGTGCCGTTGTTGGTGGttatg GGGTGGCCGTGGTTGcggtggaggtggtggtggggGTGGTGGTCGTGGGTGTAgcagtggtggtggtgggttgTGGTagcggtggtgatggtggtggtggcagtggCCGTGCAGGGGGTGGTCGTGGTGGCCGTGGTGGTTGTAATTATGGTAGTGttagtggttgtggtggtggtagtcGTGGAGGCGGTGGGTCTTGTTGTGCTGGTGGGTGTCATGGTCGTGGGGGTGGTGGTGGTAGCTGCTATGGGggtggccgtggtggtggtggtggtagctGTTGTGGGggtggccatggtggtggtggtggtggattaTAG
- the LOC114174461 gene encoding glycine-rich cell wall structural protein-like, producing the protein MVVVVVVVVVVLIVVIVVVVVAVIVRVMVVVSITVVVVVKVDVGGDGSSGGDCRGSSDGGDGSCSAGSRHGGRGGSCWVGGNGGGGCGAGASGCPSDGRCGGGVVAVVVVVVTVVVVAVMVVVVVTVVVIVVVVLMVVVVVVVVVAMVVSTLVFKDGNGCGCGGEGDGGGRGGSYSGGHGGGVHNGGGGGGGSGGGGRDGAGCGSSGGGCHAGSRHGGDVRGGGGGGGGCAGHCGGGGGGGHGIVCGSHSGGGGGCGCLVVVRDVEGVVVGCDDGGGCRGRSCGCGGGGCGAGLGGLGGGVGGAARSGVVGMWVVAVVVVMVGVKVVIVVVIVVVWWCGRDGVGYGGGSGCSDGSRHRCRVGGGGGGGGGGCGVGGCGGGAAAADVGDGRGGGVVVVLVVGVVVVVVMLGMVVVVVVVVAIAVVMVAMVVVVVAEVVYGGGHSGGDRGGDYGSYGDGGGGCGACGCTGGGCGFGGGVGGGGGGHGVGMIVQGGGCGGCGDGGDGGGRGSGCGGGQSGGVHRDGGGGGGVGRGGDGGGCGNGGGDCHGSGCGCRDGGGCSDGSRHGGPGCGRVVGGCGGGDGGAGDDRGGAVAVVLVVVVVVVVVLVVLAVVVVVVVVVVVVVAVVF; encoded by the exons atggtggtggttgttgtggtggtaGTGGTTGTGCTGATAGTGGTGAttgtggtggtcgtggtggcaGTTATAGTGCGGGTCATGGTGGTGGTGTCCATaacggtggtggtggtggtgaa agTGGATGTTGGTGGTGATGGTAGTAGTGGTGGTGATTGTCGTGGTAGTAGTGATGGTGGCGATGGTAGTTGTAGTGCTGGTAGCCGACATGGGGGTCGTGGCGGTAGTTGTTGGGTTGGTggtaatggtggtggtggttgtggtgctGGTGCTAGTGGATGTCCTAGTGATGGCCGTTGTGGTGGTGGTGTAGTGgcggtagtggtggtggtggtcacaGTGGTGGTGGTTGCGGttatggtagtggtggtggtgaccGTGGTAGTGATTGTGGTAGTTGtgttgatggtggtggtggtcgtggtggtggtggtggccatggtggTTTCTACTTTAGTGTTTAAG GATGGTaatggttgtggttgtggtggtgagggtgatggtggtggtcgtggtggcaGTTATAGTGGTGGTCATGGTGGTGGTGTCCATaacggtggtggtggtggtggc ggtagtggtggtggtggtcgtgatGGTGCTGGTTGTGGTAGTAGCGGTGGTGGTTGTCATGCTGGTAGCCGACATGGGG GTGATGtccgtggtggtggtggtggtggtggtggttgtgctGGTcattgtggtggtggtggcggtggtggcCATGGCATTGTTTGTGGTAGCCATAGCGGTGGTGGCGGTGGATGTGGTTGTTTAGTGGTGGTGAGGGATGTGGAGGGTGTGGTGGTGgg GTGTgatgatggtggtggttgtagAGGTCGtagttgtggttgtggtggtggtggttgtggtgctGGCCTTGGTGGCCTTGGTGGTGGCGTTGGTGGTGCTGCCCGTAGTGGGGTGGTGGGGATGTGGGTGGTggctgtggtggtggtgatggtggggGTGAAGGTTGTGATTGTGGTGGTCATAGTGGTCGTG TGGTGGTGCGGCCGTGATGGTGTTGGTTATGGTGGTGGCAGTGGTTGTAGTGATGGTAGTCGACATAGGTGTCGTgtcggtggtggtggtggtggtggtggtggtggttgtggggTTGGTGGCTGTGGTGGTGGTGCTGCTGCTGCTGATGTTGGTGATGGTCGTGGTGGGGGTG tggtggtggttttGGTTGTGggggtggttgtggtggtggtgatgttggGCATGGTGGtcgttgtggtggtggtggtggccattGCGGTGGTTATGGTagccatggtggtggtggtggtggctgaGGTTGttta tggtggtggccATAGTGGTGGTGACCGTGGGGGTGATTATGGTAGttatggtgatggtggtggtggttgtggtgctTGTGGTTGTactggtggtggttgtggttttGGTGGTGGCGttggtggtggcggtggtggtcatg GGGTGGGGATGATAGTTCAGGGCGGTGgctgtggtggttgtggtgatggtggtgatggtggagGTCGTGGCAGCGGTTGTGGGGGTGGTCAGAGTGGTGGTGTCCACCgcgatggtggtggtggtggtggcgttGGTCGTGGCGGggatggtggtggttgtggtaatGGTGGTGGTGATTGTCATGGTAGTGGTTGTGGTTgccgtgatggtggtggttgtagTGATGGTAGCCGACATGGGGGTCCTGGCTGTGGTCGTGTTgttggtggttgtggtggtggtgatggtggtgctGGTGATGACCGTGGTGGTGCGGTAGCCGTGGTgctggtagtggtggtggttgtggttgtggtgttGGTGGTGTTGGCCGTGGTGGTCgttgtggtggtagtggtggtggtcgtggtggccGTGGTTTTTTAG